A region of the Acinetobacter defluvii genome:
TGAGTATCTGTAAGTATTTTAAGCTGTATCGATATTATGAATGTAGATTAAGGATATTTAAATCTGCTCCTCCAAAGAAGTGTAGATTTTAATAGACTAGCTTGGTGATCATTAGTCATAAAAAAATATAAATCATTAAAACTTAAAAATTTTAATATTCCATTAAAGAGTTTTAAAAAAAATTATCGTAGAGAGTTATTTTTTAATACAGGAAAAACTCAACGATTTACTCTATGTTGATCAAATCAAATAATCAATATAGAAATATAAAAAATCGTTCTACACATGAGTTATCGTTTTTTAATCCACGATCCAATACATAACATCCCATAATAAAATCTTTAAAAACTTTCTTTTAAAGCCTTTTTTAAGTGGAGTAATTTTTATTCCCAATATATAAATCCATCTTATTTTTCCTGCATTTTATTTTTGATATTTTTACACAAATAAAAAGAGCAACATATGCTGCTCTCCTCAAATTCGTATCGAAAGTCTTTATTTAGAAAAGGAATGAAATACCAAATCCTGCATTATAGCTACGATCTTGACCCTCTAAATCAACTCCGATGCTCCCATCAAGTTGAGTACGATCATTTAACGCGTAGATCAGACCTGAAGCCAAACCATATTGATAATCTTCACTTTCAGCTTTATGGTAAATAAACTCAGAAAAACCGGATAAATTTCCTGCAATTTTATAACCTACTGTTGGAATCGCAGTCACTGACCAGTCGCCATCTTGCACAGCATAATTCATGGTAATGCCTGTAGTCACCAAGTCATTATACTGATAATCAAGTGAAGTCCCTAAACTATAGATATCGTCTTCGTTGCTAAAGCCTTCATTCCCAGTTGCAATAATCGCTTGTGCTAAGACAGCCATAGACAATTTATCATCGTCTAAATCAATGGCTTTCTTTAAACCAATGCTGACATCACCCAAACCATCATCATCAACTTTTTCACCTTTATACTTGGTTTGCGTCCATGTAGGTCCTGCCCAACCCAATTGTAGCTCTAAGCCTGATGCTAAACCTGTACGCAATAACATATCACCATTTAAGGTTACTGTTTTTGCCTTTGCGCCCTCTACTGTAGTTTCACGATAGCTTGCACTTGGTAAACCCTGTTCCCAAGCCACTTGACCCACTGGTGTGATCCCCGTACTAAATCCTGCACCAGGACGGTCAAATGAAAATTCTGCAGCAAAGCTACTCATACTTACAGTTGCTGCAAGCATCATGATGATTTTATTCGGTATTGTCATACTGTTACTCAGTTAAGCTAATTCTTTAGACATTTTGGCGCCGTGGCTACGCAATAACTCTAAAGTTTCTTTCTCTTCAGGTAAAGCCTGTGACCAATCAATTTCATCAAAATCTTGATCAAAAAATAAATCACAAATCGAAGTAAGAATCGTTTTTCCCTCTTCATCTTTGCTATTTACATCAACTTTCAGTTCTAACAAACGTTTCACTGCAGGAACACATGCGGCACTTGCGGCATCCCAAAGTGGACCATAACACTCTTCTGCATCCCAAAGATGAAAATTAGCTTTTGCTTGAATGAGTTGTTCTAAAATGTCTAAATGAACTTGTAACTGTGCTTGTTTTTGTTCTGCGCTTAAGGGCTGACCTGCCTCATAAGCCTCACATACAACTTCCCACCATTGAAATAAACCATCTGACCAAACTGATACTGCAGGTCCTTTTTCAGGTTCAATAAAATTAGGATCTAAACCCTCTGCCAAGAGTCGCGTGACTTGTTCAAGGTCTAATGCTTCTATAGCCTGTAAAAAGTCGTGTTGGGGCGCAGTCAGCATATACTTGTCTCATTTTGGATTTCAATATATGACTATTATGCCGAAAAATAAAAAAGATCGTTCAAGTAATTATTAGCCTACTGATTTTGTAAAATTTTATGCCGTTTTTTGTTGCTTTATGACCAAAACTTTTAATTCAACCATAAAAAAAGCCCCTTTCGGGGCTTCTTCACTAAGCTTCACCTGCTTCTAAATCAGAATCACTAAATTCCAGTTTTCCACCGCGAGGATTTTCTTTTTTCTCAAGTACATGCTCGATGCTACGTTTAATACGATCAATCGCACCATGTAATGCAAGATCAATGTTTTTAGCTTTATGTGTCACAACGACAGGTTTTAAACCAGCAGCTTTTGCTTCGATCATACAACGAATATCGTCATCACCGCCTTTGTCCCCATTTTCATCACTAATATGAACCGAAAATTGTGTAATACGCTCACTATGACGTTGAAATTCTTGATTTAACTCTTCGCGCACATAGGTAATTAAACGATCACTATTTTGAATATTTTTATCTGTACGGATTTCAATGTTCATAAATATCAACCTCTTCTAACAATTTTATATTTTCAATAAATTTAAAAAATCATTTATGTGTATGTGCAAAACTTTCTTATGTTGGCACGTTGGGTTCTTGCTGGTGTTTCAGCTTTGAGTACATCTTCATTTGAATTTTGGTCGCAACCTCCATCATGAATGATGAACACTTTGGAGAAATTTCCGTGTCCTTATATCTTCAATATCGGGCTATATTGAAAAATATGCAAGAGGATTTTGAAAATATTTATGAAAACAATATGAAAAATGACAAGTTGTTACTTTATTTTCTAATTTAATGATTTAATTATCTTTTTTACTTTATAGTTTTACCCTTTTCACACATTTAAAAATCGTTTAAAAAACATACTTGCGCAGTTTGATACGTATTAATAGTCCGAGAATATTCTCCTTTTTTAGGGCTTTTTAAAAGCTCGAAAATTACATAATAATTCACTTTTTAGAGCATTTCGGCTTTATTTTTGCTTAAGAATCTGTATCCTTGTTACGCTTTCTTGGGGGGAAGATATTTTTCATGAAATTCACACACTTTGCTGCACTATGCATACTTGCTTCAACTACAACTTTAGCTCAAGCTAATCCTATTGTATGGCAAGATTTCAGCTTAACTGGTCTTTATGGTGAAAACTATGAAGTAGGCACTGAAGATCGCACAACAGTCACCGCTGAATACGCAGCAAAATTGAAATACGCTGATGTATTTTTCTTTGTAGATCATCAACTCGATGGCAATGATGAACAAAATACGTATTTTGAATTATCACCTCGTTTAAGCTTAGGTGAAGTAACAGGTCAAAAAATGTCTTTTGGTCCAGTCAAGGATGTACTCATCGCAACGACTTGGGAACATAATGCAGGCTACGATCTCAACCAAGAATTTAACAACTTCTTATACGGTGTAGGTTTTGACCTTGCGATTCCTTATACACAATTTGCAAGCATTAACTTCTATAAAGCTGACAATGACAAACAAGATGATGATTATCAAATGACCATCACCTATGGCGTACCATTTAAGTTAGGTTCAGAAGACTTCCTTGTTGATGGCTTCCTTGACTGGTCAACTGCTGAAGATGATCATGCCAGCGAACTCAACTGGACAACCCAGTGGAAATGGAATGCGGGTAAACATATTTCACCTAAAACCAAGCTTTATGTCGGTATCGAACATTCTGTTTGGAACAACAAATACGGCATCAAAGGCGTTGACCAAAATGATGTGAGTGCCTTAGTGAAATATCATTTCTAATTCACACAATATGATTGCGATTTAAGAGCAAGATTTCGATCTTGCTTTTTATTTCGTGGATTCAAAAGTTAAGTGCAACACACTTGTAAGACATTGATCAGTCTATATCAATTATAATTATTGAGAAAATCACGTCACGGACACCCTATTCTCATGCGATAAAGAATGACTTCAACAAAATTTCATAAATGAGATTTAATATAGATGTCAAAATTACGGATGAAGATCACTGCTCTGTAAGCAAAGTAATTTATAGCCCCGTGCTGATCTTGCAGCATTGTTCTAGACATAAAGAGAATAAGGTTGAGTTTAGCGATTTGATTTTATGATCTCGCTATTTTTTTAACCTACAAATGTCAATACTCCCTAGAAACTAAGTCAAACTTGTCATTAAAATTACCCGAAATTGTCATTTTCCTAGAGTTTAATGGTTGCATTTATTGATCTAAGAATAAGTGACCATTCACATGATGAAGAAATTAAGTTTAACACTATTAATAAGCAGTATTTTTACTTTAACTGCCTGCAATGATAATGATGACGATTTTGTTTTTGAATCCAATGTAAAAGTTCCGACTTTAGTTTCTTTTGCTCAACTCGATGTCGAAACCTATGCAGCAGGTCCAAACTCGGGTGCAGCTGTAAAAGGAGCAAATGGTATTTTTCCACCGTTTAGAGGGCAGCCTGTACAAGGTTTTTCTGGTGCTTTAAAAAATGCTGATGGTACCTATATGGTTATGGCAGACAATGGTTTTGGGTCACAAGATAACTCAGCAGATTTTTTGTTGCGTATTTACCAAATTAAGCCTGATTTTAGAACAAAAACAACGGGATCAGCCAAAGTTCAGGTTATGAGTTTTGTTCAATTACGTGACCCGAATAAATTGATTACATTTGATATTGTGAATAAAAATACGCCAGAACGTTTGTTAACAGGACAAGATTTTGATCCAGAATCGATCCAACGTGCTGCGGATGGAAGTTATTGGATTGGGGAAGAGTTTGGTCCATACTTACTGCATTTTGATAAAGATGGAGTGTTATTAGATGCGCCGATTTTTTTACCAAATCCACTACAAAAAGGTAAAGAATTACGTTCACCACAAAATCAGTTAAATAAAGCCAATATTAATTATGTTGAACCCTTGGTTCAACAAAGTGGTGGTTTTGAAGGAATGGCATTGTCAAAAGATGGCAAATATTTGTACCCTTTACTTGAAAAACCACTTAAAAATTCAACAAAACGACAGTTAATTATTTCCCAATTTGATTTAGAGAAAAAAGCCTATACAGGTCAATATTATTTATTTGATTTAAATGACCAAGCCACAGCGATTGGTGATTTTCAAATGTTTGATAACCAGTCTGGTATTATCATTGAGCGTGATGATTCTGAGAATAAATTATCGGGCTATAAGAAGCTGATTCATGTGAAGTTAGGTGAGTCTGGAAAAGCGATTCAGCGTGAAGAATTGGTAGATTTAATGAAAATTGATAATCCAAATGCACTCTATGGTCAGGTACGTGAAGGTGATCTTGGAACAGGTTCTACCTTTGCATTTCCCTTCTTTACCATTGAAGATGTGATTATTGAGAATAAAAATACTTT
Encoded here:
- a CDS encoding transporter; this translates as MTIPNKIIMMLAATVSMSSFAAEFSFDRPGAGFSTGITPVGQVAWEQGLPSASYRETTVEGAKAKTVTLNGDMLLRTGLASGLELQLGWAGPTWTQTKYKGEKVDDDGLGDVSIGLKKAIDLDDDKLSMAVLAQAIIATGNEGFSNEDDIYSLGTSLDYQYNDLVTTGITMNYAVQDGDWSVTAIPTVGYKIAGNLSGFSEFIYHKAESEDYQYGLASGLIYALNDRTQLDGSIGVDLEGQDRSYNAGFGISFLF
- a CDS encoding ankyrin repeat domain-containing protein, whose translation is MLTAPQHDFLQAIEALDLEQVTRLLAEGLDPNFIEPEKGPAVSVWSDGLFQWWEVVCEAYEAGQPLSAEQKQAQLQVHLDILEQLIQAKANFHLWDAEECYGPLWDAASAACVPAVKRLLELKVDVNSKDEEGKTILTSICDLFFDQDFDEIDWSQALPEEKETLELLRSHGAKMSKELA
- a CDS encoding HPF/RaiA family ribosome-associated protein; translation: MNIEIRTDKNIQNSDRLITYVREELNQEFQRHSERITQFSVHISDENGDKGGDDDIRCMIEAKAAGLKPVVVTHKAKNIDLALHGAIDRIKRSIEHVLEKKENPRGGKLEFSDSDLEAGEA
- a CDS encoding outer membrane protein OmpK, which produces MKFTHFAALCILASTTTLAQANPIVWQDFSLTGLYGENYEVGTEDRTTVTAEYAAKLKYADVFFFVDHQLDGNDEQNTYFELSPRLSLGEVTGQKMSFGPVKDVLIATTWEHNAGYDLNQEFNNFLYGVGFDLAIPYTQFASINFYKADNDKQDDDYQMTITYGVPFKLGSEDFLVDGFLDWSTAEDDHASELNWTTQWKWNAGKHISPKTKLYVGIEHSVWNNKYGIKGVDQNDVSALVKYHF
- a CDS encoding esterase-like activity of phytase family protein, encoding MMKKLSLTLLISSIFTLTACNDNDDDFVFESNVKVPTLVSFAQLDVETYAAGPNSGAAVKGANGIFPPFRGQPVQGFSGALKNADGTYMVMADNGFGSQDNSADFLLRIYQIKPDFRTKTTGSAKVQVMSFVQLRDPNKLITFDIVNKNTPERLLTGQDFDPESIQRAADGSYWIGEEFGPYLLHFDKDGVLLDAPIFLPNPLQKGKELRSPQNQLNKANINYVEPLVQQSGGFEGMALSKDGKYLYPLLEKPLKNSTKRQLIISQFDLEKKAYTGQYYLFDLNDQATAIGDFQMFDNQSGIIIERDDSENKLSGYKKLIHVKLGESGKAIQREELVDLMKIDNPNALYGQVREGDLGTGSTFAFPFFTIEDVIIENKNTLTVLNDNNFPSSSGRNANKADNNEIIQIRLPKDLY